GAGAGGTTAGCACTTATGGTGCGAAGCTTCGAACCTAAGCCCCAGTAAACGGCGGCCGTAACTATAACGGTCCTAAGGTAGCGAAATTCCTTGTCGGGTAAGTTCCGACCCGCACGAAAGGCGCAACGACTTGGGCGCTGTCTCGACAAGGGGCCCGGTGAAATTGTACTACCTGTCAAAATGCAGGTTACCCGCGGCAAGACGGAAAGACCCCGTGGAGCTTTACTGCAGCTTGATATTGGATTTTGGTGTCACATGTACAGGATAGGTGGGAGGCTACGAACCCGGGGCGCCAGCTTCGGGTGAGCCGTCCGTGGGATACCACCCTTGTGTCACTGAAATCCTAACCACGAGCCGTAATCCGGTTCTGGGACATTGTCAGGCGGGCAGTTTGACTGGGGCGGTCGCCTCCCAAAGAGTAACGGAGGCGCCCAAAGGTCCCCTCAGCGCGGTTGGAAACCGCGCGCAGAGTGCAAAGGCATAAGGGGGCTTGACTGCGAGAGGGACACCTCGAGCAGGTACGAGAGTAGGGCTTAGTGATCCGGCGGTTATTTCGAGTGGAAGAGCCGTCGCTCAACGGATAAAAGCTACCCCGGGGATAACAGGCTTATCTCCCCCAAGAGTCCACATCGACGGGGAGGTTTGGCACCTCGATGTCGGCTCATCGCATCCTGGGGCTGGAACAGGTCCCAAGGGTTGGGTTGTTCGCCCATTAAAGCGGTACGTGAGCTGGGTTCAGAACGTCGTGAGACAGTTCGGTCCCTATCTGCCGCGGGCGCAGGAGACTTGAGTGGAGCCGTCCCTAGTACGAGAGGACCGGGACGGACAGACCTCTGGTGTATCAGTTGTCCCGCCAGGGGCACAGCTGAGTAGCTAAGTCTGGAAGGGATAAGCGCTGAAGGCATCTAAGCGCGAAGCCCACCACGAGATAAGGTCTCCCTCCCTCACAGAGGGTTAAGACTCCAGATAGAACATCTGGTAGATAGGTCAGAGGTGTAAGGGGAGCAATCCTTTTAGCTGACTGATACTAATAGGTCGAGGGCTTGACCTACCGGTTCAAATTTGGATCTACACTATGTGCAGCTTTCAGAGAATAAATGTGGCTGTATCTAGTTCAATTTAAAAATCAAGCGGCTTTTATTGATACATCTAAGGCTCATACCTTCGCCAAGATGTATTAGCAAAAAACCCTAAAGATTTTAAATTGAACTAGATACAGCCTGAAAAAAAGCCAAAAACAAGACAATGTAATATTGATATGACCTTTGAATCTAAGGGTCCGGTGAAAATAGCGGAGGAGACACACCTGTTCCCATTTCGAACACAGAAGTTAAGCCCTCCTGCGCCTATGGTACTGGGAGCGAGAGCTCCCGGGAGAGTAGGTCTTTGCCGGACCCTTTAGTTATTTTAAGGGGTTCGATTTTGAAGTTGAAAATTTAAAATCACAAAGTAAATCACAAAAAAGTAGCAGTTAAATCACATGATTTTAACTGCTACTTTTTACTATTATAACAGGAATTAATATTATAATAACTTAAAAATCACAAATTTTTCACAAGATAATACACAATAGAAATAAATATTTCTGACGTGAATTTTTTGTGATTTTTAATGTGAAAATTTCGTTAAAAAAGTAAATATGGTATAATATAGGTGATAGGACAACCTATAAGGGAGAGCTGTTATTAATGGGAATCAGGTTTTTAAAGCCTCGAAAAAAGAATACTACAAAAGTAGAGTTAGAATTGCCAAACCACTTGGTTAAGTTATTAGAATTATATGCAAATTATTGTAATCGTAGTCGTGATGAAATAGTAGAGCATTATTTAGAGGAGATTTTAAAAGAAGATAAAGATTTTATTCAGTGGGGTAAAAATAGAAGGCATAATAAACTTTTTAAAAAATATATTGAAGAAGTTTCAACAAGTAATACGGATAATATAACTATACTAAAAGAAGAAAAGGAAGAAGATAAGGCATGAATTTTTATACCCGTATTGCTAATAAAAGAGACCAAATAGTAGAAATAGATACTCCTGTTTCTGAAGATAAAGTAGATTTAAGACAAGAAGATTATGAAAAGATGTCAAGAAAAGCTTTTAATAAGAAACATAGACTGTTTTTAACAAGAGAACAATTTACACCAGTGAAATTAAAGTATAAAGACAAAACTTACCCCCTTCAGTTAAATCATTGTAATAATCCATTTTGTCGGTGGTTTGGCGAAAATCAAAGTGAAATTTCTAGATTAAGCACTAGAGGTAGAAAACGCTACAAATACAGGATTGATGGAGATTGGGAAAAAGAAGATAGAGGTAGAATGATTATTTGTAACAATGATCCCAATGTACCAGGTGCTTATGGTAATTGTGCAACTAGACCTGTATCTAATTGGAGTGCAGCAGAAGAAATAAAGCGATTAGTAACAATAAACACACCAGTTGATATTGAGCCAGAATATAAATATCATAAAGATTCTTGTAATAAGCCTCACACAAACCCTTTTGATAACCCTGAAGATTTTCAGAAATATGGCAAAAGCAAATATAATTCTCAAAGACTTCGCTGTAAAGAATGCTACAAAATTACTACTCTGATGCCTGAACGTGAAAAAGCCTTTACCTATCACCAGCAGCGAAGTGAAATAGTGCCAACCTTAGCATCAATGCTAATTAATAGAGTACCAGTTAAAAGAGCTTGTGAGATTCTTAATATTAGCTCTCAGACTTATTATGACAAGCTAGAATATGTATATCTTAGATGTTTAGAATTTTTAAGCAAATTTGAAACTAATCCATTATCTGATAAGTTTTTTGATAAATTATGGATTAACACTGACATGTTTATTTACTATTTAAACAACTCCCGTCATAAATTAAAAGGAAATAAAAGAAGAAATAGAGTGACTAAAGAAAGTTTTAAGCGAATGGAAACAAATTTGATTGTATCTGGCGATATTCATTCGGGATATGTTTTGCGAGCAGATTTGGCTTATGATTGGGATGCCACTAGAGAAAAATTATTAGCTGACACTAAAAAATATAAATGTGATCATATGGAAGAAAGTGAAAGAAAAAATGCCAGGCTAGAACATTCATATTTCCCTCAACCGCCTACAAAATTTGATAAAGAAAATTTATCAAATATAGATGAAGAAATAGAAAAATACAAACAGGAAAAAAAGAATTTTGATACCAGATTTGATTATGTTAGTGGCTTACATGTGTCCCCTAGATATACTGCCATAGCCCATTTTTGGCTGCTGAAAAACTTATTGAACGTAAAAGATTGGTTTTTCATAAACGATGATGATGGCAGCTTAAAAAATAGTATCTTTCGAGTATTTAAGGATGAAATTAAAAATGGTTATGCTAATTATTTCCTGTGCCAAGTTGATCATGATAAACAATTAAGTCAAGCACTTAAGGAACATCAAGAATCCAAGATTGAGCTAAAGAACTGGAGAGATGAATGTGGCCTTTCCAAAAAGCTTTCTATTTGGCAAATAGCTCAAGATTACTTGGAACATCAGCTTGAGCATCATAATTTCTTTGAAGAGTTCTTGGATGATGATGGGAATAGTCGGATAGTTCGTGCTGGTAATCCTGTTGAGCATCCATTAGCTTCCCCCGATGCAGGATATAGAACTATAGATGTTTTAACTGATTTATCTGGACTTAATAACAAGCAATTAGCTAAATTATTAATGCAAGTTAATAGCCGAGTTACAGATAATTTTATCCAGGAATTACGTCGTAGAGTTTCAATGTTAGAAAGACCCCTGTTAACAGCTAGGGCTCATAGAAAAAGTTATATTTATTCTAATTACAACCCTAAATATGCTCAATACCTGGCCACAATTTTAAGGACATATTATAACTTTTGTGATGCTAAAAAAGATAGAAAAGGAAATTTAACTACCCCTGCTATGAGAATTGGCATAGCAGATAAAGTTTTTGATTGGAATGATATATTATATTTTAAGTAAAGTGTTAAAGGATTTTATTACTAAAGAAAGAAGCTATTAGGGAAGATAAGATTATTGCTGTTCCTTAATTTAACCTAGGTTATGAAGAAAAATTAGATGAAAATTAGTTAGCATGATATTTTATAGTCCGATTTGGACTTAATTTTTTTGAAAAATTAAAGTGAGGTGGTATTTTGTCAGGAAAGAGATTATTTCATTTATTATTGATCACATGCTTATCTGTTTCAGTAGCTTTTATGACAGGTTGTACTCCAGAAGAAAAAACAGAAGTGGAGCACTTAAAAAATGAAAAAGAACAGACAAA
The Natranaerofaba carboxydovora genome window above contains:
- a CDS encoding insertion element protein; its protein translation is MNFYTRIANKRDQIVEIDTPVSEDKVDLRQEDYEKMSRKAFNKKHRLFLTREQFTPVKLKYKDKTYPLQLNHCNNPFCRWFGENQSEISRLSTRGRKRYKYRIDGDWEKEDRGRMIICNNDPNVPGAYGNCATRPVSNWSAAEEIKRLVTINTPVDIEPEYKYHKDSCNKPHTNPFDNPEDFQKYGKSKYNSQRLRCKECYKITTLMPEREKAFTYHQQRSEIVPTLASMLINRVPVKRACEILNISSQTYYDKLEYVYLRCLEFLSKFETNPLSDKFFDKLWINTDMFIYYLNNSRHKLKGNKRRNRVTKESFKRMETNLIVSGDIHSGYVLRADLAYDWDATREKLLADTKKYKCDHMEESERKNARLEHSYFPQPPTKFDKENLSNIDEEIEKYKQEKKNFDTRFDYVSGLHVSPRYTAIAHFWLLKNLLNVKDWFFINDDDGSLKNSIFRVFKDEIKNGYANYFLCQVDHDKQLSQALKEHQESKIELKNWRDECGLSKKLSIWQIAQDYLEHQLEHHNFFEEFLDDDGNSRIVRAGNPVEHPLASPDAGYRTIDVLTDLSGLNNKQLAKLLMQVNSRVTDNFIQELRRRVSMLERPLLTARAHRKSYIYSNYNPKYAQYLATILRTYYNFCDAKKDRKGNLTTPAMRIGIADKVFDWNDILYFK